A window of the Bradyrhizobium ottawaense genome harbors these coding sequences:
- a CDS encoding ATP-binding response regulator — MAEQDDVLHLIDDSGTVPEDSSVRKWKIAVIDDDAAVHEGTRFALSDYNLHGATLEILSAYSAAEGRTLMRNNPDIAAVLLDVIMETDVAGLELVEYIRSELKNETVRIILRTGQPGQAPERRVIVQYDINDYKAKTELTADKLFTSLTAALRSYQQLERMVQTRRGLEIIIDAASTLYDFKSMQRLAEGVLTQLASLLNVDCAGILVLRDDGNADSDFSVLAGSGCYSRFIGTTSSKALDPDLRQMVEAAFLRRKNEFADHRSVLYLRTGSGREVVVLLQAERPLSDTDRSLVEIFSSRLSIAFDNVILYRQLHEANTQLEDRVAQRTRALMQANRRLSAQWLRLQRANGFKNEILGTVAHDLKNPLGVILGRTEMLTELIGAGSPKENVSAQVAHIRDATKRLTSMVDHLISDAMADAFDITIRREPVDVAALVAEVVDANLPSAVNKQQTLSVSAPPNFVTMCDADRIREAIDNLVSNAIKYSQIGGKIAVAVTHEGHDTVIRITDQGAGLSPEDLGRLFGRFQRLSAKPTAGESSTGLGLSIVKRIIDMHGGHVTAASAGPGQGSTFTVTLPATETT; from the coding sequence ATGGCCGAACAGGACGATGTCCTCCACCTGATCGACGATTCCGGAACTGTTCCGGAGGATTCGTCCGTCCGCAAATGGAAGATCGCCGTCATCGACGACGATGCTGCGGTGCATGAAGGCACCCGCTTTGCGCTGAGCGACTACAACCTCCACGGCGCAACGCTGGAAATCCTCTCGGCCTATTCCGCGGCCGAAGGCCGCACGCTGATGCGCAACAATCCCGACATCGCGGCCGTGCTGCTCGACGTCATCATGGAAACCGACGTCGCCGGCCTCGAACTCGTCGAATACATCCGCAGCGAACTCAAAAACGAGACCGTCCGCATCATCCTGCGCACCGGCCAGCCTGGCCAGGCGCCGGAGCGCCGCGTCATCGTCCAGTACGACATCAACGACTACAAGGCCAAGACCGAGCTGACGGCCGACAAGCTGTTCACCTCGCTGACGGCGGCGCTGCGCAGCTACCAGCAGCTCGAACGCATGGTGCAGACCCGGCGCGGGCTGGAAATCATCATCGACGCCGCCTCCACCCTGTACGACTTCAAGTCGATGCAGCGCCTCGCCGAGGGCGTGCTGACGCAACTCGCCTCGCTGCTCAACGTCGATTGCGCCGGCATCCTGGTGCTCCGCGACGACGGCAACGCCGACAGCGATTTCTCGGTGCTGGCGGGCTCCGGCTGCTACAGCCGCTTCATCGGCACCACCAGCTCGAAAGCGCTCGATCCGGATTTGCGGCAGATGGTGGAAGCCGCCTTCCTGCGCCGCAAGAACGAATTCGCCGACCACCGCAGCGTGCTCTATCTGCGCACCGGCAGCGGGCGCGAAGTCGTGGTGCTGCTGCAGGCCGAGCGACCGCTCTCCGACACCGACCGTTCGCTGGTCGAGATCTTCTCGAGCCGGCTCTCGATCGCGTTCGACAACGTCATCCTTTACCGGCAACTGCATGAGGCCAATACCCAGCTCGAGGACCGCGTCGCGCAACGCACCCGCGCGCTGATGCAGGCCAATCGCCGGCTCTCGGCGCAGTGGCTGCGGCTGCAGCGCGCCAACGGCTTCAAGAACGAAATTCTCGGCACTGTCGCACACGACCTGAAGAATCCGCTGGGCGTGATCCTCGGCCGCACCGAAATGCTCACCGAACTGATCGGCGCCGGCTCGCCCAAGGAAAACGTCTCCGCGCAGGTCGCGCACATCCGCGACGCCACCAAGCGCCTGACCTCGATGGTCGATCATCTGATTTCGGACGCGATGGCCGACGCCTTCGACATCACCATCCGTCGCGAGCCGGTCGATGTCGCCGCCCTCGTTGCCGAGGTCGTCGACGCCAACCTGCCCTCGGCGGTCAACAAGCAGCAGACGCTCAGCGTTTCGGCGCCGCCGAATTTCGTCACGATGTGCGACGCCGACCGGATCCGCGAGGCGATCGACAACCTCGTCAGCAACGCCATCAAATATTCGCAGATCGGCGGCAAGATCGCGGTGGCGGTCACCCATGAGGGCCACGACACCGTCATTCGCATCACCGATCAGGGCGCGGGATTGTCGCCGGAGGACCTCGGCCGGCTGTTCGGCCGCTTCCAGCGGCTTTCGGCCAAGCCGACTGCCGGTGAAAGTTCGACCGGCCTCGGCCTGTCGATCGTCAAGCGCATCATCGACATGCATGGCGGCCATGTGACCGCGGCAAGCGCCGGCCCCGGACAGGGCTCGACGTTTACGGTTACACTGCCCGCAACAGAGACGACATGA
- a CDS encoding response regulator — MTQSQHIIIVDDEAPAREMVGDYLKMHGFSVTLCDGGKSLRGVIETNVPDLVVLDLNMPEEDGLSIIRDLKSRINVPVIMLTATASPIDRVVGLELGADDYIAKPCELRELMARIRSVLRRSAPAKTAAAPEAAAAKAEKEHLVRFGTKWLDLEAQALRDEEGNEHPLTASEFGLLKVFAANPKRVLSRERLLELANARDAEAFDRAVDLRIMRIRRKIEIDPTKPAVIRTIRGGGYLFSPTGDKG; from the coding sequence ATGACCCAGAGCCAACACATCATCATCGTCGACGACGAGGCGCCGGCCCGCGAAATGGTCGGCGATTACCTCAAGATGCACGGCTTTTCCGTGACGCTTTGCGACGGCGGCAAGAGCCTGCGCGGCGTGATCGAGACCAACGTGCCCGATCTCGTGGTGCTCGACCTCAACATGCCCGAGGAAGACGGGCTGTCGATCATTCGCGACCTCAAGAGCCGCATCAACGTTCCCGTCATCATGCTGACGGCGACCGCAAGCCCGATCGACCGCGTCGTCGGTCTCGAGCTCGGCGCCGACGACTACATCGCAAAGCCCTGCGAGCTGCGCGAATTGATGGCGCGCATCCGCTCGGTGCTGCGCCGAAGCGCGCCGGCCAAGACGGCCGCAGCGCCCGAAGCTGCGGCGGCGAAGGCGGAGAAGGAGCACCTGGTGCGGTTCGGCACCAAATGGCTCGATCTCGAGGCCCAGGCGCTGCGCGACGAAGAAGGCAACGAGCATCCGCTGACGGCCTCCGAATTCGGGCTGTTGAAGGTGTTCGCGGCCAACCCCAAGCGGGTGCTGTCGCGCGAGCGGCTCCTGGAACTGGCCAATGCGCGCGACGCCGAGGCCTTCGACCGCGCCGTCGACCTGCGGATCATGCGGATCCGGCGCAAGATCGAGATCGACCCGACCAAGCCCGCCGTCATCCGCACGATCCGGGGCGGCGGCTATCTGTTCTCGCCGACCGGCGACAAGGGCTAG
- a CDS encoding sigma-70 family RNA polymerase sigma factor, which produces MPNVIAINAAARKSIVAARATSDEMLLESIAEGGRTAMHVLYSRHNVRVYRFVLRMVRDTTLAEDLVSQVFLDVWRTACQFEGRSQVSTWLLSIARFKALTALRQRKHEDIDQDDVLEIADDADTPETSLDRSNTSAILRACVAKLSPAHREIINLVYYHEKSVEEAGAIIGIPQSTVKTRMFYARKQLADLLKGAGVDSLAA; this is translated from the coding sequence ATGCCGAACGTCATCGCCATCAACGCTGCAGCCCGCAAGTCGATCGTCGCGGCCCGCGCGACCTCTGATGAGATGCTGCTGGAGAGTATTGCCGAAGGCGGCCGTACCGCGATGCATGTGCTTTACTCCCGCCATAACGTCCGGGTTTACCGCTTCGTGCTGCGGATGGTGCGCGACACCACGTTGGCCGAAGACCTGGTCAGCCAGGTGTTCCTCGACGTCTGGCGGACCGCCTGCCAGTTTGAAGGCCGCTCCCAGGTCTCGACCTGGCTGTTGTCGATCGCCCGCTTCAAGGCGCTGACCGCGCTGCGTCAGCGCAAGCACGAGGATATCGACCAGGACGACGTGCTTGAGATCGCCGACGACGCCGATACTCCGGAAACGTCGCTCGACCGCAGCAACACCAGCGCCATCCTGCGCGCCTGTGTCGCCAAGCTGTCGCCGGCCCACCGCGAGATCATCAACCTCGTCTACTATCACGAGAAGTCGGTCGAAGAGGCCGGCGCCATCATCGGCATCCCGCAGAGCACGGTGAAGACCCGGATGTTCTACGCCCGCAAACAATTGGCCGACTTGCTTAAGGGCGCCGGGGTCGACAGCCTCGCTGCATAA
- a CDS encoding cytochrome ubiquinol oxidase subunit I, producing the protein MFEGWDAVVLARAQFAFTMSFHIIFPAFSIGLASYLAVLEALWLATGREVFINLFNYWLKIFAVAFGMGVVSGIVMSYQFGTNWSAFSDKTGPVIGPLMAYEVLTAFFLEAGFLGVMLFGLERVGHRLHFLATLMVAIGTLISAFWILSANSWMQTPAGYAINADGQFVAADWLKVIFNPSFPYRLVHMVLAAYLTTALVVGAVGAYHLLRDRHLAGPRVMFSMAMWMATLVAPIQILAGDQHGLNTLEHQPTKIMAMEGHFESHKDGAPLILFGLPNQTAGKVDYAVEVPKLGSLILKHSLDAPLAGLDTVPRENWPPVPITFWSFRIMVGLGFLIMGLGLFSLLMRLRGKLYETRLLHMFALAMGPAGFIAVLAGWITTETGRQPFTVYGLLRTVESASPLAAPAVGSSLIAFIIVYFAVFTAGVIYILRLMASPPHHGEQGPRSDIPARAAGITPAAGAAAEGGAR; encoded by the coding sequence ATGTTCGAAGGCTGGGATGCGGTTGTATTGGCCCGGGCGCAGTTCGCCTTCACGATGTCGTTCCACATCATATTTCCCGCCTTCTCGATCGGGCTCGCCAGCTATCTGGCGGTGCTGGAAGCGCTGTGGCTCGCCACCGGGCGCGAGGTATTCATCAACCTGTTCAATTACTGGCTGAAGATCTTTGCCGTCGCCTTCGGCATGGGCGTGGTGTCAGGGATTGTGATGTCCTACCAGTTCGGCACCAACTGGTCGGCCTTCTCGGACAAGACCGGCCCGGTGATCGGCCCGCTAATGGCCTATGAGGTGCTGACCGCGTTTTTCCTGGAGGCGGGCTTCCTCGGCGTCATGCTGTTCGGCCTCGAACGCGTCGGCCACCGCCTGCATTTCCTGGCGACACTGATGGTCGCGATCGGCACCTTGATTTCGGCGTTCTGGATTCTGTCCGCCAATTCCTGGATGCAGACGCCGGCCGGCTACGCCATCAATGCCGACGGGCAGTTCGTCGCCGCCGACTGGCTCAAGGTGATCTTCAACCCGTCATTCCCGTACCGGCTCGTGCACATGGTGCTGGCGGCATATCTGACCACCGCGCTCGTGGTCGGCGCGGTCGGCGCGTATCATCTGCTGCGCGACCGGCACCTTGCCGGCCCCCGCGTGATGTTCTCGATGGCGATGTGGATGGCGACGCTGGTCGCGCCGATCCAGATTCTTGCCGGCGACCAGCACGGGCTCAACACACTGGAGCATCAGCCGACCAAGATCATGGCGATGGAAGGTCACTTCGAGAGTCACAAGGACGGCGCGCCGCTGATCCTGTTCGGCCTGCCCAATCAGACCGCCGGCAAGGTCGACTACGCCGTCGAAGTGCCGAAACTGGGTTCGCTGATCCTCAAACATTCGCTCGACGCGCCGCTGGCCGGCCTCGACACGGTGCCGCGTGAAAACTGGCCGCCGGTGCCGATCACGTTCTGGTCGTTCCGCATCATGGTCGGGCTGGGATTCCTGATCATGGGGCTCGGCCTGTTCAGCCTGTTGATGCGTCTGCGCGGCAAACTCTATGAAACCCGGCTGTTGCACATGTTCGCGCTGGCGATGGGCCCCGCCGGCTTCATCGCGGTGCTGGCCGGGTGGATCACCACCGAGACCGGACGGCAGCCGTTCACCGTGTACGGGCTGTTGCGCACGGTGGAATCGGCTTCCCCGCTCGCCGCGCCCGCGGTCGGCTCCTCGCTGATCGCTTTCATCATCGTCTATTTCGCGGTGTTCACGGCCGGCGTGATCTACATCCTGCGCTTGATGGCCTCGCCGCCGCATCACGGCGAACAGGGCCCGCGCAGCGACATCCCGGCGCGCGCCGCCGGCATCACGCCCGCCGCGGGTGCGGCCGCCGAAGGAGGCGCGCGATGA
- the cydB gene encoding cytochrome d ubiquinol oxidase subunit II, producing MIPIDLPTIWAFIIAFAVFVYVVMDGFDLGLGILFPLFPQKADRDVIMNSVAPVWDGNETWLVLGGGGMMAAFPLAYAVLMPALYTPMIAMLLGLVFRGVAFEFRWRTTQTGSNRWDIAFAGGSLLATLAQGIALGAILQGVHVDGRHYAGGWWDWLTPFSILTGAALVIGYALLGATWLVMKTEGALRDRAYHLSWLLLLAMLGAIGAVSIATPFLHVQYTHRWFAWPNIILTAPVPIAVAGVTVLLLRSLANKYDFQPFFLTLALFALSYAGLGISMYPYIVPQSITIWQAASPENSQIFMLFGVAVLIPLILGYTAWAYWVFRGKVKPESGYH from the coding sequence ATGATCCCGATCGATCTTCCCACTATCTGGGCCTTCATTATCGCCTTTGCGGTGTTCGTCTATGTCGTGATGGACGGCTTCGATCTCGGTCTCGGCATCCTGTTTCCGCTGTTTCCGCAAAAGGCCGATCGCGACGTCATCATGAACAGCGTCGCCCCGGTTTGGGACGGCAACGAAACCTGGCTGGTGCTCGGCGGCGGCGGCATGATGGCGGCGTTCCCGCTGGCCTATGCGGTGCTGATGCCGGCGCTCTACACGCCCATGATTGCGATGCTGCTCGGCCTGGTGTTCCGCGGCGTCGCCTTCGAATTCCGCTGGCGCACGACGCAAACCGGCAGCAACCGCTGGGACATCGCCTTTGCCGGTGGGTCGCTGCTGGCGACCTTGGCGCAGGGCATCGCGCTCGGCGCCATCCTGCAGGGCGTGCATGTCGACGGACGGCATTATGCCGGCGGCTGGTGGGACTGGCTGACGCCGTTCAGTATCCTGACGGGCGCGGCGCTCGTCATCGGCTATGCCCTATTAGGGGCGACGTGGCTTGTCATGAAGACCGAAGGCGCGCTGCGCGATCGCGCCTATCACCTGAGCTGGCTGTTGCTGCTGGCGATGTTAGGGGCCATCGGCGCCGTCAGCATCGCCACCCCGTTCCTGCATGTGCAGTACACCCATCGCTGGTTTGCGTGGCCGAACATCATCCTGACCGCGCCGGTACCGATCGCGGTGGCCGGCGTCACCGTCCTGCTGCTGCGCAGCCTCGCCAACAAATACGACTTCCAGCCGTTCTTCCTGACGCTGGCGCTGTTCGCATTGTCCTATGCCGGCCTCGGCATCAGCATGTACCCCTATATCGTGCCGCAGAGCATCACGATCTGGCAGGCGGCTTCGCCCGAGAACAGCCAGATATTCATGCTGTTCGGCGTCGCCGTGCTGATACCGCTGATCCTCGGCTATACCGCTTGGGCCTACTGGGTGTTCCGCGGCAAGGTGAAGCCGGAAAGCGGGTATCATTGA
- a CDS encoding DUF2474 domain-containing protein, translating to MTSREPNPRPLRQRLLWFATLWLGGVGTVALISFGLRLWIAPK from the coding sequence TTGACGTCGCGGGAGCCAAATCCGCGTCCCCTTCGACAGCGCCTGCTGTGGTTCGCCACGCTTTGGCTCGGCGGGGTCGGCACCGTCGCCCTGATCTCGTTTGGCCTGCGGCTCTGGATCGCACCGAAATGA
- a CDS encoding L,D-transpeptidase, whose protein sequence is MTKFRHLIWMLIATAGLILSTSQSQAQLRQPDVGDQPGLIADDSVELDPEFKKTAVLYRTSEPAGTIIISTAERHLYLIQGNGRALRYGIGVGRDGFQWQGLVNITRKAEWPDWTPPPEMIQRQPYLPRFMAGGPGNPLGARAMYLGTTVYRIHGTNRPDTIGTAVSSGCFRLVNSDVADLYERVPVGTKVIIRQKPEL, encoded by the coding sequence ATGACGAAGTTTCGGCACCTGATCTGGATGTTGATCGCAACAGCCGGTCTGATCCTTTCGACCTCGCAAAGCCAGGCGCAATTGCGCCAGCCCGACGTCGGCGACCAGCCGGGGTTGATTGCCGATGACTCGGTCGAACTGGATCCGGAGTTCAAGAAGACGGCGGTGCTCTATCGCACCAGCGAACCGGCCGGCACCATCATTATCTCCACCGCGGAGCGGCATCTCTATCTGATCCAGGGCAATGGCCGCGCGCTGCGCTACGGCATCGGCGTCGGCCGCGACGGATTTCAATGGCAGGGGCTGGTGAACATCACCCGCAAGGCGGAGTGGCCGGACTGGACGCCGCCGCCGGAGATGATTCAGCGCCAACCCTATCTGCCGCGCTTCATGGCCGGCGGCCCGGGCAACCCGCTCGGCGCACGCGCGATGTATCTCGGCACCACCGTCTATCGCATTCACGGCACCAACCGGCCCGACACCATCGGCACCGCCGTCTCCTCCGGCTGCTTCCGGCTGGTCAACTCCGACGTCGCCGACCTCTACGAGCGCGTTCCGGTCGGCACCAAGGTGATCATCCGGCAGAAGCCGGAACTGTAA
- a CDS encoding amino acid ABC transporter substrate-binding protein: MLRTFRGGLLIGLAVAVAILAGAITYERYDTKTLKRTIRRGEVLCGVNKGLPGFSNPDDKGDWTGFDVDFCRAVAAAIFDDPKKASFVPLDANERFKELQNRKVDILSRNSTWSMSRETNYDLYFPAVAYYDGQGFMLPQSRKIDSALDLNGSKVCVQDGTTTLLNLADYFRANNMKYTEMKFPKLEEVVKAYESGKCDTFTADVSQLYALRLNLTQPADHVILPDVISKEPLAPVVRQRDDDWMMLVKWTLYAMVNAEELGITSKNIDEAMKSKKPDVMRLVGTEGTYGEDLGLSKDWAARIIRHVGNYGEVYDRNVGSGSRLKIPRGLNSLWSNGGIQYAPPIR; the protein is encoded by the coding sequence ATGCTACGTACATTTCGAGGCGGCCTCCTGATTGGTCTGGCGGTCGCAGTCGCGATCCTGGCCGGTGCCATCACCTATGAGCGCTATGACACCAAGACCCTGAAGCGAACGATCCGGCGCGGCGAAGTGCTGTGCGGCGTCAACAAGGGCCTGCCCGGCTTCTCGAACCCCGACGACAAGGGCGACTGGACCGGCTTCGACGTCGATTTCTGCCGCGCGGTGGCGGCGGCGATCTTCGACGATCCCAAGAAGGCGAGTTTTGTGCCGCTGGACGCCAACGAACGCTTCAAGGAACTGCAGAACCGCAAAGTCGACATCCTCTCGCGCAACTCGACCTGGAGCATGTCGCGCGAGACCAATTACGACCTCTACTTCCCGGCGGTCGCCTATTATGACGGCCAGGGCTTCATGCTGCCGCAGTCCCGCAAGATCGATTCCGCGCTGGACCTGAACGGCAGCAAGGTGTGCGTCCAGGACGGCACGACCACGCTGCTCAACCTCGCGGACTATTTCCGTGCCAACAACATGAAATACACGGAGATGAAGTTTCCGAAGCTGGAAGAGGTGGTCAAGGCCTACGAGTCCGGCAAGTGCGATACCTTTACCGCCGACGTTTCCCAGCTCTACGCGCTGCGGCTGAATCTGACCCAGCCGGCCGACCACGTCATCCTGCCCGACGTCATCTCCAAGGAGCCGCTCGCCCCCGTGGTGCGCCAGCGTGACGACGACTGGATGATGCTGGTGAAGTGGACGCTGTATGCGATGGTCAACGCCGAGGAACTCGGCATCACCTCGAAGAATATCGACGAGGCGATGAAGTCGAAGAAGCCGGATGTAATGCGGCTGGTCGGCACCGAGGGCACCTACGGCGAAGACCTCGGCCTGTCGAAGGACTGGGCCGCCCGCATCATCCGCCACGTCGGCAACTACGGTGAAGTCTACGACCGCAATGTCGGCTCGGGATCGCGCCTGAAGATCCCCCGCGGCCTGAACTCGCTGTGGAGCAACGGCGGCATCCAATACGCCCCGCCGATCAGGTAA
- a CDS encoding acyl-CoA dehydrogenase family protein produces MALVLTEEQSMLRDSARGLISDKAPVSHLRQLRDAKDETGFSRELWKAFAEMGFAGLLVPENFGGSGLGCVEAGVVMEEIGRTLMPSPYLATAVLAASALSRGGSDAQKSAHLPKISDGSLLAALAIDEGTKHRPLQIQLQAVRSGNGFKLNGAKAFVVDGHTADLLIVAARTGGAAGERNGLTLFLVDPKAKGVAIERTAMVDSHNAARIEFANVEVNADQVLGEVDQGGALLEGVLNIGRGAVASEMVGLSEEVFGRTVTYLKERKQFGKLIGEFQALQHRAAELYIDIEITRAAVLKALQTLDGDFDHASAAVAVAKARAGTTATRAVQEGVQMHGGMGMTDQFDIGFFMKRARVCQELFGDANYHADQLARMKSY; encoded by the coding sequence ATGGCACTCGTCCTCACCGAAGAACAATCCATGCTGCGCGACAGCGCGCGCGGCCTTATCAGCGACAAGGCGCCGGTGTCGCATCTGCGGCAACTGCGCGACGCCAAGGACGAAACCGGGTTTTCCCGCGAGCTCTGGAAAGCGTTTGCCGAGATGGGATTTGCCGGGCTCTTGGTGCCGGAGAATTTTGGCGGCAGCGGGCTCGGCTGCGTCGAGGCCGGCGTGGTGATGGAGGAGATCGGCCGCACCTTGATGCCGTCGCCGTATCTCGCGACCGCGGTGCTGGCCGCTTCCGCGCTGTCGCGCGGCGGCAGCGACGCGCAGAAGTCGGCGCATCTGCCGAAGATATCCGACGGCTCGCTGCTGGCCGCGCTCGCGATCGACGAGGGCACCAAACATCGTCCACTGCAGATCCAATTGCAGGCGGTGCGATCCGGCAATGGCTTCAAGCTGAATGGCGCCAAGGCGTTTGTGGTCGACGGTCACACCGCCGATCTCCTGATCGTGGCGGCGCGCACCGGCGGCGCCGCCGGCGAGCGTAACGGGCTGACGCTGTTCCTGGTCGATCCCAAGGCCAAGGGCGTTGCGATCGAGCGCACCGCGATGGTGGATTCACACAACGCGGCGCGGATCGAATTCGCCAATGTTGAGGTCAACGCCGATCAAGTGCTCGGCGAGGTCGATCAGGGCGGGGCGCTATTGGAAGGCGTGCTCAACATTGGCCGCGGCGCGGTGGCGTCCGAAATGGTGGGCCTGAGCGAAGAAGTATTCGGCCGCACCGTGACGTATCTCAAGGAGCGCAAGCAGTTCGGCAAGCTGATCGGCGAATTCCAGGCGCTGCAACATCGCGCCGCCGAACTCTATATCGATATCGAGATCACCCGCGCGGCGGTGCTGAAGGCGCTGCAGACGCTCGACGGTGATTTCGATCACGCCAGTGCCGCGGTGGCGGTCGCCAAGGCCCGCGCCGGCACCACCGCGACGCGGGCGGTCCAGGAAGGCGTCCAGATGCATGGCGGCATGGGCATGACCGACCAGTTCGACATCGGCTTCTTCATGAAGCGTGCGCGGGTCTGCCAGGAATTGTTCGGCGATGCGAACTACCACGCCGATCAACTGGCGCGGATGAAGAGTTATTGA
- a CDS encoding acyl-CoA dehydrogenase family protein: MSDLENFRRETRAWLEANCPPEMRRPMTSEGDTFWGGRNAKFSSEPQRVWFERMRDKGWTVPHWPKEYGGGGLDGEQAKIVRQEMAAIGARQPLVSFGISMLGPALLQYGTDAQKKEHLPKITAGLIRWCQGYSEPNAGSDLASLQTRAESDGDDFVITGQKIWTSYANYADWIFCLVRTDASAKKHDGISFILFDMTSKGVSTKPILLISGYSPFCETFFDGVRVPKSHVVGTVNRGWDVAKYLLQHERAMISGMGERGVGRPLGQVAADSVGTDEQGRLEDSMLRSQISAFEIDEAALSAAAERAVDLAKAGESHPAFSSAMKYYGTELNKRRYEILMSAGGADALEWESERSRGGARPRAWLRTKANSIEGGTSEVMLGIVAKRILDLPGA; this comes from the coding sequence ATGTCCGATCTGGAAAACTTTCGCCGTGAGACCCGCGCCTGGCTGGAGGCCAATTGTCCGCCGGAGATGCGGCGGCCGATGACCTCGGAGGGCGACACCTTCTGGGGCGGCCGCAACGCCAAGTTCTCGTCCGAACCTCAGCGTGTCTGGTTCGAGCGGATGCGTGACAAGGGCTGGACCGTGCCACACTGGCCGAAGGAATATGGCGGCGGAGGCCTCGATGGCGAGCAGGCCAAGATCGTGCGCCAGGAGATGGCGGCGATCGGCGCACGGCAGCCGCTGGTCTCGTTCGGCATTTCCATGCTCGGGCCGGCACTGCTGCAGTACGGCACCGACGCGCAAAAGAAGGAACATCTGCCGAAAATCACCGCCGGACTTATTCGCTGGTGCCAGGGTTATTCCGAGCCGAACGCCGGGTCGGATCTCGCCTCGCTGCAGACCCGCGCCGAGAGCGACGGCGACGATTTCGTCATCACCGGCCAGAAGATCTGGACATCATATGCGAATTACGCCGACTGGATTTTCTGCCTGGTGCGCACCGACGCGTCAGCCAAGAAGCATGACGGCATCAGCTTTATCCTGTTCGACATGACGTCGAAGGGTGTCTCGACCAAGCCGATCCTCTTGATCTCCGGCTACTCGCCGTTCTGCGAAACCTTCTTCGACGGCGTGCGGGTGCCGAAATCGCATGTGGTCGGTACCGTCAACCGCGGCTGGGATGTCGCGAAATATCTGCTGCAGCACGAGCGCGCGATGATCTCGGGCATGGGCGAGCGCGGCGTCGGCCGGCCGCTCGGCCAGGTCGCCGCCGATTCCGTCGGCACCGACGAGCAGGGCCGGCTGGAGGACTCGATGCTGCGCAGCCAGATCTCGGCCTTCGAGATCGACGAGGCGGCGCTGTCGGCGGCCGCCGAACGCGCGGTCGATCTCGCTAAGGCCGGCGAGTCGCATCCGGCGTTTTCCTCGGCGATGAAATATTACGGCACCGAGCTCAACAAGCGCCGCTACGAAATCCTGATGTCGGCTGGCGGCGCCGATGCGCTGGAATGGGAAAGCGAACGCTCACGCGGTGGCGCCCGCCCGCGCGCCTGGCTGCGTACCAAGGCCAATTCGATCGAAGGCGGCACCAGCGAGGTGATGCTCGGCATCGTCGCCAAGCGCATCCTCGATCTGCCGGGGGCGTAG
- a CDS encoding carboxymuconolactone decarboxylase family protein produces the protein MRLKLLSPGEMNAEQKETYDESIAGKRGAPPAPMMAWLNSPPMAKHATRLGEQLRFNTIFPAKLSEIAILVTARHWTSHYEWYAHKRLALKGGMDPKIIDDIRDRRTPTFDDPKGKMIYDVAKSLHEGHGVSKALYDEAVKVLTERGIVEVIGLCGYYTMVSMTLNTFEFGLPEGEVSDLA, from the coding sequence ATGCGGCTGAAGTTGCTTTCGCCTGGCGAAATGAACGCCGAGCAAAAAGAAACCTACGACGAGTCGATCGCCGGCAAGCGCGGCGCCCCGCCGGCGCCGATGATGGCCTGGCTCAACAGTCCCCCGATGGCGAAGCATGCCACCCGGCTGGGCGAGCAGCTTCGTTTCAACACCATCTTTCCGGCAAAATTGTCGGAGATTGCGATCCTCGTCACCGCGCGGCACTGGACCTCGCATTACGAATGGTACGCCCACAAGCGCCTGGCGCTGAAAGGCGGCATGGACCCGAAGATCATCGACGACATCCGCGATCGCCGCACGCCGACCTTCGACGATCCCAAGGGCAAAATGATCTACGACGTCGCCAAATCGCTGCACGAAGGCCACGGCGTTTCCAAGGCGCTGTACGACGAGGCCGTGAAGGTGCTGACCGAACGCGGCATCGTTGAAGTCATCGGGCTGTGCGGCTATTACACGATGGTGTCGATGACGCTGAATACGTTTGAGTTCGGGCTGCCCGAGGGCGAAGTCTCCGACCTTGCGTAA